A window of the Vibrio fluvialis genome harbors these coding sequences:
- the ribF gene encoding bifunctional riboflavin kinase/FAD synthetase yields the protein MELIRGIHNIKPRHHGCVLTIGNFDGVHLGHQQVLDQVSERAKSLNLPSVVMTFEPQPMELFLKDKAPARLTRLRDKFVQLGKLDIDRLLCVNFNHHFANLDAQAFIRDLLVTRLGVKFLVVGDDFCFGQGRKGNFAMLEQAGREYGFEVVSTQSFCLQKLRVSSTAIREALAADELAVAADMLGRDYSISGRVSHGRKLGRTIGFPTANIPLKRCVSPVSGVYVVEAYGLGEQPVGGVANIGQRPTVNGVRQQLEVHLFDFHGNLYGKQLEVALLHKLRNEHKFESFEALKQQIELDAEAARVWLRQLKG from the coding sequence ATGGAATTGATTCGCGGTATTCATAACATCAAACCACGCCATCATGGCTGTGTATTGACCATAGGTAACTTCGATGGTGTCCATTTGGGACATCAACAGGTATTAGATCAGGTCTCTGAGCGAGCGAAATCGCTGAACCTGCCTTCGGTCGTGATGACCTTTGAACCGCAACCTATGGAGCTGTTCTTAAAAGATAAGGCTCCGGCTCGGTTAACAAGATTGAGAGATAAGTTTGTCCAACTCGGCAAACTGGATATTGATCGTCTATTGTGTGTGAACTTCAACCATCACTTCGCCAACCTTGATGCACAGGCGTTTATCCGTGACTTGTTGGTCACTCGTTTGGGTGTTAAGTTTTTGGTCGTTGGCGACGATTTCTGCTTTGGCCAGGGGCGCAAAGGTAACTTTGCTATGCTGGAACAGGCAGGACGTGAATACGGCTTTGAAGTGGTGAGTACCCAGAGCTTCTGTTTACAGAAACTGCGTGTCAGCAGTACGGCAATTCGTGAGGCCTTAGCCGCTGATGAACTGGCCGTGGCCGCAGACATGCTAGGCCGCGATTACAGTATCAGCGGGCGCGTGTCTCACGGGCGTAAACTCGGACGGACCATCGGTTTTCCGACGGCCAATATTCCGCTCAAGCGTTGTGTGTCGCCAGTTTCTGGTGTGTACGTGGTGGAAGCATATGGGTTAGGTGAGCAACCTGTCGGCGGTGTAGCCAATATTGGCCAGCGTCCGACGGTAAATGGGGTTCGCCAACAATTAGAAGTGCATTTATTCGACTTTCATGGCAATTTGTACGGCAAACAGCTGGAAGTCGCACTTTTACATAAACTGCGCAACGAACATAAGTTTGAGTCCTTTGAAGCACTCAAACAACAAATAGAATTGGATGCTGAGGCAGCAAGGGTGTGGCTGCGTCAGCTTAAGGGTTAA
- a CDS encoding Na/Pi symporter: MINQATTTAAPISATTRWLRWANLAFMLYLLLLAVAMVGSGFKWATGDQAKVLFEFASHPVAGLMIGLVATALIQSSSTVTSIIVGLVAGGLPVETAIPMVMGANIGTTVTNTLVSLGHMRCKEEFKRAFASATIHDFFNLLAVFIFLPLEMMFGILEKISHWLVSPLLATGDMSLKGFDFIKPITKPVIGALKGQLSTFGDTFGGVALILLGIATIFVAITVMGKLMKSLMVGRARDILKNAIGRGPLHGIASGTIVTVLVQSSSTTTSLMVPLVGSGVLKVRDVYPFTLGANIGTCITALLAATAVSGEFAVFALQIALVHLTFNVLATLLIYGVPFLRELPLKGAEAISEWAIKSKAVVAGYLLSVFIVIPGMILAFSS; this comes from the coding sequence ATGATAAACCAAGCGACTACCACTGCCGCGCCAATCTCAGCGACTACGCGTTGGCTGCGCTGGGCAAACTTGGCTTTCATGCTGTATTTGCTACTGCTTGCGGTAGCGATGGTGGGCAGCGGATTTAAATGGGCAACGGGCGATCAAGCAAAAGTCCTGTTTGAATTTGCTTCACACCCGGTTGCGGGCTTGATGATCGGTTTGGTTGCCACGGCGCTGATTCAGTCATCCAGTACGGTCACCTCTATTATTGTTGGTTTGGTGGCTGGCGGCCTGCCAGTTGAAACCGCAATTCCTATGGTTATGGGTGCCAACATCGGTACTACCGTTACCAACACTCTGGTCAGCCTGGGTCACATGCGCTGTAAAGAGGAATTCAAGCGTGCTTTTGCCAGCGCCACTATTCATGACTTCTTTAACTTGCTGGCCGTATTCATCTTCCTACCACTGGAAATGATGTTTGGCATTCTGGAAAAAATTTCTCACTGGTTGGTTTCACCATTGTTGGCAACGGGCGACATGAGCCTGAAAGGCTTCGACTTCATCAAACCGATCACCAAACCTGTGATTGGCGCACTGAAAGGTCAGCTGTCTACATTTGGTGACACATTCGGTGGCGTGGCTCTTATCTTACTTGGTATTGCCACTATCTTTGTTGCGATAACCGTGATGGGTAAACTCATGAAGAGCCTGATGGTTGGCCGTGCGCGTGACATTCTGAAGAACGCAATTGGTCGTGGCCCTCTGCATGGTATTGCGTCGGGTACAATCGTGACGGTTCTGGTTCAGTCTTCATCGACTACCACCAGTCTGATGGTACCGCTGGTTGGCTCAGGCGTACTGAAAGTACGTGACGTTTACCCATTCACGCTGGGCGCGAACATCGGTACTTGTATTACCGCTCTGCTGGCAGCAACAGCCGTATCGGGTGAATTCGCGGTATTTGCACTGCAAATCGCTCTGGTCCACCTGACATTTAACGTGCTGGCGACACTGCTGATTTACGGCGTTCCGTTCCTGCGTGAACTACCACTCAAAGGTGCAGAAGCGATTTCAGAATGGGCAATTAAGAGCAAAGCTGTGGTTGCAGGTTACCTGCTGTCGGTATTCATCGTGATTCCGGGTATGATTCTGGCGTTCAGCTCTTAA
- the murJ gene encoding murein biosynthesis integral membrane protein MurJ codes for MSKRLLKSGMIVSAMTLISRVLGLVRDIVVANLMGAGASADVFFFANRIPNFLRRLFAEGAFSQAFVPVLTEYHASGDINKTRELIARAAGTLGVLVTIVTVLGVVFSGVVTALFGAGWFLDWLNDGPAAPKFELASLLLKITFPYLWFITFVALSGAVLNTLGKFAVSSFTPVFLNVMMILSAWYISPLLDQPEIGLAIGVFLGGLVQFLFQLPFLIKAGVLVRPKWGWKDPGVVKIRTLMIPALFGVSVSQINLLFDSFVASFLQTGSISWLYYSDRLLEFPLGLFGIAIATVILPALSRKHVDAHSDGFAHTMDWGVRMVILLGVPAMLGLMVLAKPMLMVLFMRGEFTPDDVHMASMSLLAYSAGLLNFMLIKVLAPGYYSRQDTKTPVRFGIIAMLSNIVFNAIFGWFYGYVGLAAATALSAFINMALLYRGLHKQGVYVISARTVGYIIRLLIAGGAMVAAILWQMESMSVWLSWGLTQRALTLTGLIALGAIVYLVTALVLGVRLKDLKAATD; via the coding sequence GTGAGTAAACGCTTACTCAAGTCAGGCATGATTGTCAGTGCCATGACGTTGATTTCGCGCGTCTTGGGATTGGTGCGCGACATTGTCGTCGCCAACCTGATGGGTGCAGGCGCCAGCGCTGATGTATTCTTTTTTGCCAACCGCATTCCCAACTTCCTGCGCCGTCTGTTTGCAGAAGGGGCTTTTTCTCAAGCTTTTGTTCCGGTCCTGACGGAATATCATGCGTCAGGGGATATCAATAAAACCCGTGAACTGATTGCCCGTGCAGCGGGCACGCTGGGGGTATTGGTCACCATCGTGACTGTATTGGGCGTGGTATTCTCTGGCGTGGTAACTGCGCTGTTTGGTGCGGGGTGGTTTCTGGATTGGCTCAATGATGGCCCGGCGGCGCCGAAGTTTGAGCTCGCCAGTCTGCTGTTAAAAATTACCTTTCCTTATTTATGGTTCATTACCTTTGTCGCACTGTCAGGCGCGGTACTGAACACGCTGGGTAAGTTCGCGGTCTCTTCCTTTACGCCCGTCTTTCTCAACGTCATGATGATTCTGTCGGCATGGTATATCTCGCCGCTACTGGATCAGCCTGAGATTGGTTTGGCAATTGGTGTATTTTTAGGCGGCTTGGTTCAGTTTTTGTTCCAACTACCTTTTTTGATCAAAGCTGGCGTGTTAGTCAGACCAAAATGGGGCTGGAAAGATCCTGGGGTGGTGAAAATTCGCACACTGATGATTCCAGCGCTATTCGGGGTTTCGGTGAGTCAAATCAACCTGTTATTTGATTCGTTTGTGGCGAGTTTTCTGCAAACGGGTTCCATCAGTTGGCTCTATTATTCCGACCGTTTGCTGGAATTTCCGCTCGGGCTGTTTGGTATTGCGATTGCAACCGTAATACTGCCCGCGCTGTCGCGCAAGCATGTAGATGCTCACAGCGATGGCTTTGCCCATACCATGGACTGGGGCGTACGGATGGTGATTCTGCTTGGTGTGCCTGCCATGCTTGGCTTGATGGTGTTGGCGAAACCGATGTTAATGGTGCTGTTTATGCGCGGCGAGTTTACTCCTGATGACGTGCACATGGCGTCGATGTCGCTGCTGGCGTATTCAGCGGGGTTGCTCAATTTCATGCTGATCAAAGTGTTGGCGCCGGGCTACTACTCGCGTCAGGATACGAAAACACCTGTGCGCTTTGGTATCATCGCGATGCTGAGCAATATTGTGTTTAACGCTATCTTTGGTTGGTTCTATGGTTATGTCGGTCTGGCGGCGGCAACGGCATTGTCGGCCTTTATTAATATGGCACTGCTGTATCGCGGTTTGCACAAACAAGGTGTTTACGTGATTAGCGCGCGCACGGTTGGCTATATTATCCGACTGTTGATCGCTGGCGGTGCGATGGTCGCGGCCATTTTGTGGCAGATGGAATCGATGTCGGTCTGGCTGAGTTGGGGGCTGACGCAACGGGCTCTGACGCTGACAGGGCTGATCGCACTCGGCGCGATTGTATATTTAGTCACCGCCCTGGTGCTGGGCGTCCGTTTAAAAGATTTAAAAGCGGCGACAGATTAA
- the ileS gene encoding isoleucine--tRNA ligase, which yields MSEYKDTLNLPETGFPMRGDLAKREPEMLERWYKEDLYGAIREAKKGKKSFVLHDGPPYANGDIHIGHALNKILKDIIIKSKTLSGFDAPYIPGWDCHGLPIELMVEKKVGKPGQKVTAAEFREKCREYAAGQVEGQKEGFKRLGILGEWDKPYRTMDFSTEANIIRALGKIADNGHLLKGFKPVHWCTDCGSALAEAEVEYKDKVSPSIDVRFKTADEAALLSKFTLTEGHEGKGDVSIVIWTTTPWTLPANRAVCLRDDLEYVLIQIEGEQPERIIVASELAKSVMDRAGVEHFHFLGFAKGADLELSQFNHPFYNFTVPAILGDHVTTDSGTGVVHTAPGHGQEDFAVGQKYGLEVANPVGSNGVYLPDTELFAGQHVFKANDAVIEVLKEHGALLHHHAYEHSYPHCWRHKTPIIFRATPQWFVSMDQAGLRENALSAIKGVKWMPDWGQSRIEGMVEGRPEWCISRQRTWGVPIALFVHKETAELHPKTSELIEKVAQLVEQKGIQAWWDVDAAELLGDDAEQYEKVLDTLDVWFDSGVTHYAVVDNREEFHGAEADMYLEGSDQHRGWFQSSLISSIAMKGKAPYKEVLTHGFVVDGQGRKMSKSIGNVVAPKDVTNKLGADILRLWVASTDYTGEVAVSDEILKRSADSYRRIRNTARFFLANLNGFNPATDIIAADEMVALDRWAVARAMAAQQEIVKAYAEYNTHAVVQRLMHFCSVEMGSFYLDVIKDRQYTAKLGGNAQRSCQTALYYIVEALVRWMAPIMSFTADEIWNEMPTNQANGEARGKFVFADEWYEGLFGLAEGEELNNEFWTDIQKVRGAVNKLLENARNEKTIGGSLQAEVTLFASDELAAKINKLEDELRFVLLTSKANVKPLAEKSDAAQATDIDGLFVQVNKTEAEKCDRCWHYTPDVGTIKGHETICGRCVSNVDGEGEVRKFA from the coding sequence ATGAGTGAGTATAAAGATACCCTGAACTTACCTGAAACAGGGTTTCCAATGCGCGGCGATCTGGCTAAACGTGAGCCAGAAATGCTTGAACGTTGGTACAAAGAAGATCTTTACGGTGCAATCCGTGAAGCAAAAAAAGGCAAAAAATCTTTCGTATTGCACGATGGCCCTCCATATGCCAACGGTGATATTCACATTGGTCACGCACTAAACAAGATTCTTAAAGACATTATTATTAAATCCAAAACACTTTCAGGTTTTGACGCACCTTACATCCCGGGTTGGGACTGCCACGGTCTGCCAATCGAACTGATGGTAGAGAAGAAAGTGGGCAAGCCTGGTCAGAAAGTGACCGCGGCTGAATTCCGTGAAAAATGTCGCGAGTACGCAGCGGGTCAGGTTGAAGGCCAGAAAGAAGGCTTCAAGCGTCTGGGTATCTTGGGTGAGTGGGACAAACCGTACCGCACCATGGATTTCTCAACCGAAGCGAACATCATTCGCGCGCTGGGTAAAATTGCCGACAACGGCCACCTGCTGAAAGGTTTCAAACCAGTTCACTGGTGTACCGATTGTGGTAGTGCGCTGGCTGAAGCGGAAGTGGAATACAAAGATAAAGTGTCTCCGTCTATCGACGTTCGTTTCAAAACGGCCGACGAAGCGGCGCTGCTGTCTAAATTTACCCTGACCGAAGGTCACGAAGGTAAAGGTGACGTATCCATCGTTATCTGGACCACCACTCCATGGACACTGCCGGCAAACCGCGCAGTATGTCTGCGTGACGATCTGGAATACGTGCTGATCCAAATCGAAGGTGAGCAACCGGAGCGTATCATCGTTGCGTCTGAACTGGCGAAATCTGTGATGGATCGTGCGGGTGTCGAACATTTCCATTTCCTCGGTTTTGCCAAAGGCGCGGATCTGGAACTGTCTCAGTTCAACCATCCGTTCTACAACTTCACTGTACCGGCAATTCTGGGCGATCACGTCACCACAGATTCTGGTACAGGTGTGGTTCACACGGCTCCTGGCCACGGTCAGGAAGACTTTGCAGTCGGTCAGAAATACGGTCTGGAAGTCGCCAACCCTGTGGGTTCAAACGGTGTTTATCTGCCAGATACTGAACTGTTTGCGGGTCAACATGTATTTAAAGCCAACGATGCTGTGATTGAAGTGCTGAAAGAGCACGGCGCACTGTTGCATCACCATGCTTACGAGCACAGCTACCCACACTGCTGGCGCCATAAAACACCTATCATCTTCCGTGCGACACCACAATGGTTCGTATCGATGGATCAAGCGGGTCTGCGTGAGAACGCACTCAGCGCGATTAAAGGCGTGAAATGGATGCCGGATTGGGGTCAAAGCCGTATCGAAGGTATGGTGGAAGGCCGTCCTGAATGGTGTATCTCACGTCAGCGTACATGGGGCGTGCCAATTGCTCTGTTTGTTCACAAAGAAACCGCAGAGCTGCATCCTAAGACTTCTGAGCTGATTGAAAAAGTCGCTCAACTGGTTGAACAGAAAGGCATTCAGGCTTGGTGGGATGTAGACGCCGCTGAGCTGCTGGGCGATGACGCTGAACAGTACGAAAAAGTACTGGATACCCTGGATGTTTGGTTTGATTCAGGTGTGACTCACTATGCGGTGGTTGATAACCGTGAAGAGTTCCATGGCGCGGAAGCGGATATGTACCTGGAAGGTTCTGACCAACACCGTGGCTGGTTCCAGTCTTCTTTGATTTCATCGATCGCGATGAAGGGCAAAGCACCTTACAAAGAAGTACTGACGCACGGTTTCGTGGTTGACGGCCAAGGCCGTAAGATGTCGAAATCGATTGGTAACGTGGTTGCGCCAAAAGACGTGACCAACAAACTGGGTGCAGACATTCTGCGTCTGTGGGTGGCATCAACTGACTACACGGGCGAAGTGGCGGTTTCAGACGAAATCCTGAAACGCAGCGCGGATTCTTACCGTCGTATTCGTAACACGGCACGTTTCTTCCTGGCGAACCTGAACGGCTTCAACCCGGCAACCGACATCATTGCGGCTGACGAGATGGTGGCACTGGATCGTTGGGCGGTTGCCCGTGCAATGGCTGCTCAACAAGAGATCGTCAAAGCGTACGCAGAGTACAACACTCACGCTGTGGTTCAGCGTCTGATGCACTTCTGTTCGGTTGAAATGGGTTCATTCTACCTGGATGTAATCAAAGACCGTCAGTACACCGCGAAGCTGGGCGGCAACGCGCAGCGCAGCTGTCAGACTGCACTGTACTACATCGTAGAAGCGCTGGTTCGCTGGATGGCTCCAATCATGTCGTTCACTGCCGATGAAATCTGGAACGAAATGCCGACTAACCAAGCCAACGGCGAAGCTCGCGGTAAATTCGTATTTGCTGATGAGTGGTACGAAGGTCTGTTTGGTCTGGCTGAAGGTGAAGAGCTGAACAACGAATTCTGGACTGATATTCAGAAAGTTCGTGGTGCGGTGAACAAGTTGCTGGAAAATGCGCGTAATGAGAAAACCATCGGTGGTTCTCTGCAAGCGGAAGTGACGTTGTTTGCAAGCGACGAGCTGGCAGCCAAAATCAACAAGCTGGAAGATGAACTGCGCTTTGTATTGCTGACTTCAAAAGCGAACGTGAAACCGCTGGCTGAGAAGAGCGACGCGGCTCAGGCAACCGACATCGACGGTCTGTTTGTTCAAGTGAACAAAACGGAAGCTGAGAAGTGTGATCGCTGCTGGCACTACACCCCAGACGTGGGCACCATCAAAGGCCATGAAACTATTTGTGGTCGTTGTGTGTCGAACGTTGACGGTGAAGGCGAAGTTCGCAAGTTTGCTTAA
- a CDS encoding ArsR/SmtB family transcription factor, whose amino-acid sequence MNLQEMEKNSAQAVVLLKAMANERRLQILCLLHNQELSVGELCGKLELSQSALSQHLAWLRRDGLVETRKEAQTVYYTLSSDEVKSMIELLHNLYCKS is encoded by the coding sequence GTGAACCTACAAGAAATGGAAAAGAACTCCGCCCAAGCAGTGGTGTTACTAAAAGCCATGGCGAATGAGAGACGTCTGCAGATTCTTTGCTTGTTGCACAACCAGGAACTTTCCGTGGGGGAATTGTGTGGCAAGCTGGAACTGAGTCAATCAGCGTTATCGCAACACCTGGCTTGGCTAAGAAGGGATGGCTTAGTGGAGACGCGCAAAGAAGCGCAAACCGTGTACTACACACTCAGCAGTGATGAAGTGAAATCGATGATCGAATTGCTTCACAATTTATACTGCAAGAGCTGA
- the rpsT gene encoding 30S ribosomal protein S20: MANCKSAKKRAIQSEKRRQHNASRRSMMRTYMKKTVAAIAAGDKEAATAAFAVVTPILDRMATKGLIHKNKAARHKSRFAAAIKAL, translated from the coding sequence TTGGCAAACTGTAAATCTGCTAAGAAGCGCGCTATCCAATCTGAGAAACGTCGTCAGCACAATGCTAGCCGTCGTTCTATGATGCGCACTTACATGAAGAAAACTGTTGCTGCAATCGCTGCAGGCGACAAAGAAGCTGCAACTGCTGCATTCGCAGTAGTTACACCAATCCTAGACCGTATGGCAACTAAAGGCCTTATTCACAAGAATAAAGCAGCTCGTCATAAGTCTCGTTTCGCTGCTGCTATCAAAGCTCTGTAA
- the lgt gene encoding prolipoprotein diacylglyceryl transferase: MSQGYLEFPNIDPVLVSIGPISVRWYGMMYLIGFMFAMWLANRRADKPGSGWTREQVSDLLFAGFLGVVIGGRIGYVLFYNFDLFLADPLYLFKVWTGGMSFHGGLLGVISAMFWYAHKNQRTFFGVADFVAPLVPFGLGMGRLGNFMNGELWGRVTDVPWAIIFPNAGPLPRHPSQLYEFVLEGIVLFLILNWFIKKPRPLGSVAGLFLAGYGTFRFLVEFVREPDAQLGLFGGIISMGQILSTPMIIAGVLLMVWAYKRGLYKDSVAAK; this comes from the coding sequence ATGTCTCAGGGCTATCTTGAATTTCCAAACATTGACCCCGTTTTAGTTTCTATTGGGCCGATTTCTGTGCGCTGGTACGGCATGATGTATCTGATTGGTTTTATGTTTGCCATGTGGCTGGCGAACCGTCGTGCTGACAAACCCGGTAGCGGCTGGACTCGTGAGCAGGTTTCCGACTTGCTGTTTGCCGGCTTCCTGGGGGTGGTCATTGGTGGCCGTATCGGTTACGTGCTGTTCTATAACTTCGATCTGTTCTTAGCCGATCCTCTTTACTTGTTTAAAGTCTGGACTGGTGGCATGTCGTTCCACGGCGGTCTGCTGGGTGTGATCTCCGCTATGTTCTGGTACGCACATAAAAATCAGCGCACCTTCTTTGGTGTGGCCGACTTTGTGGCGCCGCTGGTGCCGTTTGGTCTTGGCATGGGCCGTCTGGGCAACTTTATGAACGGTGAACTGTGGGGACGTGTCACGGATGTGCCATGGGCGATTATTTTCCCGAATGCAGGACCGCTGCCTCGCCATCCGTCACAACTGTATGAATTTGTTTTAGAAGGGATTGTGCTATTCCTGATCCTCAATTGGTTCATTAAGAAGCCGCGTCCGCTGGGTTCGGTAGCCGGGCTATTCCTCGCCGGATATGGTACATTCCGCTTCCTGGTTGAATTTGTTCGAGAGCCGGATGCCCAATTAGGCCTGTTCGGCGGTATCATCTCAATGGGACAAATCCTTTCAACACCAATGATTATTGCTGGCGTGCTGCTGATGGTATGGGCTTACAAACGTGGCCTGTATAAAGACAGCGTCGCCGCAAAGTAA
- a CDS encoding thymidylate synthase produces the protein MKQYLDLCQRIVDEGVWVENERTGKRCLTVINADLTYDVANNQFPLVTTRKSFWKAAVAELLGYIRGYDNAADFRALGTKTWDANANLNDAWLNNPHRKGEDDMGRVYGVQGRAWAKPDGGHIDQLKKIVDDLTRGVDDRGEILNFYNPGEFHMGCLRPCMYSHHFSLLGDTLYLNSTQRSCDVPLGLNFNMVQVYVFLAIMAQITGKKPGQAFHKIVNAHIYEDQLALMRDVQLKREPLAAPQFHINPKIKSLHDLETWVTLDDFEVTGYEFHDPIQYPFSV, from the coding sequence GTGAAACAGTATTTAGATCTTTGCCAGCGCATTGTCGATGAAGGTGTGTGGGTGGAAAATGAGCGGACAGGCAAACGTTGCCTGACCGTGATCAATGCCGATTTAACTTATGATGTGGCCAATAACCAGTTTCCACTGGTGACGACACGTAAGAGTTTCTGGAAAGCCGCGGTGGCTGAGCTGCTGGGCTACATTCGCGGTTATGATAATGCTGCGGATTTCCGTGCACTGGGCACCAAAACCTGGGATGCCAATGCTAACCTGAATGACGCGTGGCTCAACAACCCGCACCGTAAAGGTGAAGACGATATGGGCCGTGTATACGGAGTACAGGGGCGCGCGTGGGCTAAGCCGGATGGCGGTCATATTGACCAGTTGAAGAAAATTGTCGATGACCTGACGCGTGGCGTTGATGATCGCGGCGAAATTCTCAATTTCTACAACCCGGGTGAGTTTCATATGGGCTGCTTGCGTCCTTGTATGTACAGCCACCACTTCTCGCTGCTTGGCGACACCCTGTATCTCAATAGTACGCAACGCTCGTGTGATGTCCCGCTGGGGTTGAACTTTAACATGGTTCAGGTCTATGTGTTCCTGGCGATTATGGCGCAGATCACGGGTAAGAAACCGGGTCAGGCGTTTCATAAGATCGTTAACGCACACATCTATGAAGATCAACTGGCATTAATGCGTGATGTACAACTGAAACGTGAGCCACTGGCTGCGCCTCAGTTCCACATCAACCCGAAAATCAAATCGCTACACGATTTGGAAACTTGGGTAACGTTGGATGATTTTGAAGTGACCGGTTACGAGTTCCACGATCCGATTCAATATCCGTTTTCGGTGTAG
- the nhaR gene encoding transcriptional activator NhaR, producing the protein MSHLNYNHLYYFWMVCKQGSVTKAADALFLTPQTVTGQIKALEDRMAGKLTKRNGRSIEPTELGQLVFKYADRMFGLSYEMLDIVNYSQRNNVLFDVGVADALSKRLVSKILMTTVPDDNSIHLRCFESTHEMLLEQLSQHKLDMILSDCPVDSSQSPGLFSKKLGESHMGFFSSGHVEKGRYPAVLEEHKLLIPGSRTAMGRKVRQWFDRQGIQPNILGEFDDAALMKAFARYHPDVIFMAPLLYMNEMEQDLSLQLISRIEEIKEEYYVIFAERMIQHPAVKNVCDADFSNLFE; encoded by the coding sequence ATGTCTCATCTCAATTACAACCACCTTTATTACTTCTGGATGGTGTGCAAGCAGGGTTCCGTCACTAAGGCTGCCGACGCGCTGTTTCTTACTCCTCAAACGGTGACCGGCCAAATTAAAGCGCTGGAAGATCGTATGGCAGGCAAACTGACTAAACGCAACGGCCGCAGCATTGAACCAACCGAGCTGGGCCAATTGGTTTTCAAGTATGCGGACCGTATGTTCGGCCTCAGTTACGAAATGCTCGATATCGTCAATTACAGTCAACGTAACAATGTGTTGTTTGATGTTGGTGTTGCAGATGCGCTGTCCAAGCGTCTGGTGAGCAAAATACTGATGACGACGGTGCCGGATGACAACAGCATTCACTTACGCTGCTTTGAGTCGACCCACGAAATGCTGCTTGAGCAGTTGTCTCAGCATAAGCTGGATATGATTTTGTCCGATTGTCCTGTCGACTCCAGCCAGAGTCCGGGCTTATTTAGTAAGAAACTGGGTGAAAGCCATATGGGCTTTTTCTCCAGTGGCCATGTTGAAAAGGGGCGTTATCCCGCAGTACTGGAAGAGCATAAGTTATTGATTCCGGGTAGCCGCACCGCCATGGGGCGCAAAGTCCGCCAGTGGTTCGACCGACAGGGCATTCAACCTAATATTCTCGGCGAGTTCGACGATGCTGCACTGATGAAAGCTTTCGCACGTTACCATCCGGATGTGATTTTCATGGCACCGCTGCTGTACATGAACGAAATGGAGCAGGATCTATCGCTGCAACTCATCAGTCGGATCGAAGAAATTAAAGAAGAGTATTATGTGATATTCGCAGAACGAATGATTCAACATCCTGCGGTAAAGAATGTCTGTGATGCAGATTTTAGTAATTTGTTTGAATGA
- a CDS encoding sulfite exporter TauE/SafE family protein, producing MSIELMALLLVLGSVVGVLAGLLGIGGGLVVVPALLFLLPQAGISPDIVMQLALATSLATIIVTSGSSALNHLKLGNVDMFVVKWLLPGVLVGGFLGSVIAEWIPNQYLPKVFGVIVLVLALQMFRSIRATHTKPMPGAVMTTVYGGGIGVVSSLAGIGGGSLSVPFLNHHGVEMRKAVGSSSVCGFMIAISGMLGFVLHGYHAEGLPQYSVGYVYLPALVAIASTSMLTTRIGAKLATQLPTKVLKRFFAVFLMFVAITMLMQ from the coding sequence GTGAGTATCGAATTAATGGCCCTGTTGTTGGTGTTAGGGTCGGTAGTCGGTGTGCTGGCAGGTTTGCTGGGCATCGGCGGTGGTTTGGTCGTCGTACCGGCATTACTGTTTCTGCTGCCTCAGGCAGGTATTTCCCCTGATATTGTGATGCAACTTGCGCTGGCAACGTCGCTGGCGACGATTATCGTCACGTCGGGCTCATCGGCACTCAATCATCTCAAACTCGGCAACGTGGATATGTTTGTCGTCAAATGGCTGCTGCCTGGTGTATTGGTTGGCGGTTTTCTCGGTTCGGTGATTGCAGAGTGGATCCCCAATCAGTACCTGCCGAAGGTGTTTGGCGTGATTGTACTGGTGCTGGCGCTGCAAATGTTTCGCTCCATTCGTGCCACGCACACCAAGCCGATGCCCGGAGCGGTGATGACCACTGTGTACGGCGGCGGTATCGGTGTGGTGTCGAGTCTGGCGGGTATTGGTGGCGGCTCGCTGTCGGTGCCCTTCCTCAATCATCATGGTGTGGAAATGCGTAAGGCTGTGGGTTCGTCGTCGGTATGCGGTTTTATGATTGCTATCTCCGGCATGCTGGGCTTTGTTCTGCACGGTTACCATGCTGAAGGCCTGCCGCAGTACAGTGTGGGTTATGTGTATTTACCTGCGCTGGTGGCAATTGCTTCCACCTCCATGCTAACCACTCGTATCGGTGCCAAGCTGGCAACTCAGTTGCCAACTAAGGTGCTTAAACGTTTCTTCGCGGTATTCCTTATGTTCGTTGCCATCACCATGTTGATGCAATGA